In the Fusarium oxysporum f. sp. lycopersici 4287 chromosome 9, whole genome shotgun sequence genome, one interval contains:
- a CDS encoding protein PBN1, producing the protein MRERVTFIHNDYTLDPEELDNQEAGLLGPQIESVRQDKLTIPFDELPSELTDILQEYEALHIRWASPVKSETLDPFTSRISPGLHVYVTPESPNSCNPTKLCGWLQRFGPLACSKPEAFTEFKQPATSTAPNFSFHQALEDLHSFITVSSQEFCPELDTVCNARLRSLLTATSLDLSFDKSTKALVASALWPLRPQTVAVPASTERRVEVGIFVDDRSQPNIKENELGVAGVLSVLGDKKKPSPTIFTFPARHRRDESVFTSRFLTPTGLHPTLQLSFSSNKPPSAEGECAPYAFLTLPKTIFADRYQLGDDLFLASKNLTALRYTTLPVDLEAPAYATEAWGSSILLELAPPTSEEGQPWNVEIPLHLRYLKPSVTGQAEAEVPYPAVFWACSSGEETLENPFDRLHIGYDNLFPRDTAFWHVTPQPEGGGRLMNRVTVPVLKLEGIDTIRSGTAIAVSLGFAWVLWKLVGVMLKFEKPVLKKIAPKRSKQTKKA; encoded by the exons ATGCGTGAGCGTGTCACGTTTATCCACAACGACTATACCCTTGATCCTGAGGAGTTGGACAACCAAGAAGCTGGATTACTTGGGCCTCAAATCGAATCAGTTCGTCAGGATAAACTCACTATCCCCTTCGACGAGTTGCCTAGTGAGCTCACCGATATACTCCAAGAGTATGAGGCTCTCCATATCAGATGGGCTAGCCCTGTCAAATCCGAGACACTCGACCCTTTCACTTCACGAATTTCACCAGGGCTTCATGTCTATGTGACTCCGGAATCCCCAAACTCATGTAACCC AACAAAACTTTGTGGCTGGCTCCAGAGGTTTGGGCCATTGGCCTGTTCGAAGCCAGAG GCTTTCACTGAGTTTAAGCAACCAGCTACCTCCACAGCCCCGAACTTCTCATTTCATCAAGCACTGGAAGATCTACACTCCTTCATAACTGTTAGCTCTCAGGAGTTCTGCCCTGAACTGGACACCGTTTGTAACGCCCGACTACGAAGCTTGTTGACCGCGACTAGCTTGGACTTGTCCTTTGATAAGTCTACAAAAGCTCTTGTCGCTTCTGCACTATGGCCTCTTCGACCCCAAACCGTTGCTGTTCCTGCATCAACTGAAAGAAGGGTCGAAGTTGGCATTTTTGTCGACGACCGCTCGCAACCAAACATAAAGGAGAATGAACTTGGTGTCGCTGGCGTTCTATCCGTACTTGGCGACAAGAAAAAGCCTTCGCCAACCATCTTCACCTTCCCAGCCCGACACCGTCGAGATGAATCTGTCTTTACATCTAGATTTCTCACACCCACAGGGCTTCACCCAActcttcagctcagcttcagctctaACAAGCCTCCAAGCGCCGAGGGCGAGTGTGCGCCATACGCATTCTTGACATTACCCAAGACCATATTTGCGGATCGTTATCAACTAGGAGACGATTTGTTCCTGGCCTCCAAGAACTTGACAGCTTTGCGATACACAACTCTACCCGTGGACTTGGAAGCACCAGCATATGCCACTGAGGCATGGGGGTCCAGTATTCTGCTTGAGCTCGCGCCACCTACCTCTGAAGAAGGGCAGCCGTGGAATGTTGAGATCCCTCTTCACCTGCGATACCTTAAGCCTTCAGTGACTGGCCAAGCCGAGGCCGAGGTTCCCTATCCTGCTGTCTTCTGGGCATGCTCCTCAGGGGAGGAGACGCTGGAGAACCCATTTGATCGTCTCCATATTGGCTATGACAATCTTTTCCCTCGAGACACTGCCTTCTGGCACGTCACCCCTCAACCAGAGGGTGGGGGCAGACTTATGAACCGTGTCACCGTCCCTGTCCTTAAGCTCGAGGGCATAGATACAATCAGGTCAGGCACGGCAATTGCTGTTTCGCTAGGTTTCGCCTGGGTACTGTGGAAGCTGGTCGGTGTTATGCTGAAGTTTGAAAAGCCAgtgctcaagaagatcgccCCAAAGAGGTCTAAACAAACCAAGAAAGCTTGA